TGGTCGCTGCCTACCGGCGTGAACTTCTGTTCATCGAGCGTGCGCAGCACCTTGGCCTGGGTCTTCAGGCTCATGTCGCCGACTTCGTCCAGGAACAGCGTGCCGCCATCGGCCTTGAGGAACTTGCCGTCTTTGTCCTCGTCGGCGCCGGGGAGCGCGCCCTTGCGATGGCCGAAGAGCTCGCTCTCGATACGGTCTTCGGGGATGGCGGCGCAGTTCACCTCCACGAACAGGGCCTCGCGGCGCGGGCTCTGGTTGTGGATGGCGAGCGCCACCAGCTCCTTGCCGGTGCCGGATTCGCCGTAGATGAGCACCCGGCCGTTGGTGGGGGCCATGAGCGCGATCTGCTTGCGCAGCGCCTTCATGGGCACGCTCTCGCCCACGATCTCGCTCTTCGACTGCAACTGGCGCTTGAAGTCGCGGTTCTCGCTGCGCAGGCGGCGCGCCTCCACGGCGTTCTTCACCAGGATGAGCGTCTTCTCGAGCGAGAGCGGCTTTTCCAGGAAGTCGAATGCGCCCAGCTTGGTGGCCCGCACCGCGGTCTCGATCGTCCCGTGACCGGAGATGATGATGACCTCCGGCGCTTCGTCCGAGTGCGCGTGCGACTGCCGGATCTTCTCCAGCGTCTCCAGACCGTCGATGCCGGGCAACCATATGTCGAGCAGCACCACGTCGTAGGGACGCTTCTTCAGCGCCTCCAGGCACGCTTCGCCGCTTTCGACCGACGAGGCCGAGTAGCCTTCGTCCGTGAGCACGCCTTCGAGCGACTCGCGGATGCCCGGTTCGTCATCGACGATGAGGACACTATGCATGGGGACAAATCGGAACTATAGCATCTGCAATGGCCGGTGACCGGCAGGCGGCAGCGAGCCGCTAGCTATTCGTCGCTACCGGCAGTTCGATAATGAACCTCGCCCCCAGCGGCGCGTTTTCTTCCACGCGAATGGAGCCGTGATGATCCTCGACGATGCGGCTGACGATGGCCAGGCCCAGTCCCGTGCCGCGCTTCTTGGTGGAGAAATAGGGCAGGAAGAGGCGTTCCTTCAGTTCGGGCGTGACGCCGTGGCCGGTGTCGGCCACCACGATCTCCACCGCATCACGTTTGCCCACCAGCGCGGTGGAGATGTGCACCTCGCGCACCATGGAACCCTGCATGGCTTCGCAGGCGTTGTCCACCAGGTTGGCCAGCGCGCGTTTGAGAGCCTCCGGGTCCGCCATCACGGCGGGGAGATCCGCCGCCAGGAACGTCCGCACGTTGACGCCGTCCAGCCGGCCGTTGAACAGCGCCAGCGCGCTTTCCACGATGGCGTTGACATTGGCCGGCTGCGGCTGCGAGGCAGGGAAGCGCGCCAGGGTGGAAAACTCGTCGACGAGCGTGCGCACCGTCTCCACCGCTTCGCCGATGGTCTGCGCGCAGCCGTCAATGACCTTGATGGATTCGCTATCCGGTGCGGTGCCGCGCTCCAGGTGCCGGCGGATGCGTTCCGCCGAAAGCGCGATGGGCGTGAGCGGGTTCTTGATCTCGTGCGCCACGCGGCGCGCCACCTCGCGCCACGC
This genomic interval from Terriglobales bacterium contains the following:
- a CDS encoding sigma-54 dependent transcriptional regulator, coding for MHSVLIVDDEPGIRESLEGVLTDEGYSASSVESGEACLEALKKRPYDVVLLDIWLPGIDGLETLEKIRQSHAHSDEAPEVIIISGHGTIETAVRATKLGAFDFLEKPLSLEKTLILVKNAVEARRLRSENRDFKRQLQSKSEIVGESVPMKALRKQIALMAPTNGRVLIYGESGTGKELVALAIHNQSPRREALFVEVNCAAIPEDRIESELFGHRKGALPGADEDKDGKFLKADGGTLFLDEVGDMSLKTQAKVLRTLDEQKFTPVGSDQPVSADARVIASTNKDLEEEIAHGNFREDLFYRLNVIPFYVPPLRERVEDIPMLARHFLRELSSQYSRRTKELTDDALDVLMRYAWPGNVRELRNVIERIVIMNPTVSRLDRKHLPPLVYRDGSRRTASDFSSLHQARAAYERDFILKKLDENHGNVSRTAEVLGLERSHLYRKMKALGIAVKE